A stretch of the Glycine soja cultivar W05 chromosome 13, ASM419377v2, whole genome shotgun sequence genome encodes the following:
- the LOC114381866 gene encoding uncharacterized protein LOC114381866, with translation MSFMRGDFLSRTRKLVKGLAKAQPAWLKAMEQAPPAKFPRSAGKIPTITLPEDVYVKKFYKKYPESKSHDAIKYFPLFHLECLSI, from the exons ATGTCGTTTATGCGAGGGGATTTTCTTTCTCGAACGAGGAAGCTCGTGAAGGGTTTGGCTAAGGCGCAACCCGCGTGGCTCAAAGCCATGGAACA GGCACCACCTGCAAAGTTTCCTCGATCTGCAGGGAAAATTCCGACCATCACTCTTCCTGAGGATGTTTATGTGAAGAAGTTTTATAAGAAATATCCGGAATCTAAATCCCATGACGCCATAAAGTATTTCCCTTTGTTCCATTTGGAATGTTTGAGCATCTAG
- the LOC114382451 gene encoding uncharacterized protein LOC114382451, whose amino-acid sequence MACRSMLRSSILVEPFQLQPLHFSNRPVRACPFRRGKGVTLRCSSNETPSFQDDQGPPQEAVLKAISEVSKAEGRVGQTTNMVIGGTVSDDSTNEWLTLDQKVNSYPTVRGFTAIGTGGEDFVQAMVVAVESVIQQPIPQGRVKQKLSARGKYVSVNIGPVQVVSSEQVQAVYNAMRRDDRMKYFL is encoded by the exons ATGGCGTGCAGGAGCATGCTTCGTTCCTCGATTCTGGTGGAACCCTTCCAATTGCAACCTCTTCATTTTAGTAACAGACCCGTTAGGGCTTGTCCGTTTCGCCGTGGCAAGGGAGTGACCCTCCGTTGCTCCAGCAATGAGACGCCGTCGTTTCAGGACGATCAAGGTCCACCTCAAGAAGCCGTGTTGAAGGCCATTTCCG AGGTATCTAAGGCAGAAGGGAGGGTTGGCCAAACTACGAACATGGTTATTGGAGGCACCGTGTCGGATGATTCTACTAATGAATGGCTCACTTTGGACCAGAAG GTGAACTCATACCCAACTGTTCGGGGATTCACTGCAATAGGAACTGGAGGGGAGGACTTCGTTCAAGCCATGGTTGTTGCTGTGGAATCCGTAATCCAGCAGCCCATTCCTCAG ggacgtgtgaagcagaAGTTATCAGCAAGGGGCAAATATGTATCCGTAAACATTGGCCCTGTCCAAGTTGTTTCCAGTGAACAG GTCCAAGCTGTATATAATGCCATGAGGAGGGATGACAggatgaaatattttttgtag
- the LOC114382787 gene encoding non-specific lipid transfer protein GPI-anchored 1-like, giving the protein MKQQRVEFMGLGLLVVMMACGSASGADDLATKCSAVIQKVIPCLDFAKGKEETPKKQCCDAATSIKESNPECLCYIIEETHKGSPQVKSLGIQEAKLLQLPSVCNVKNASITNCPKLLGLSPSSPDAAIFTSNSSKTTPSAPATSNSQTTTPQSQNASYGSMVQPSSTVTYAIVMALAIVLIALPTEIVSIYT; this is encoded by the exons ATGAAGCAGCAGAGAGTGGAGTTTATGGGCCTGGGCCTTTTGGTGGTGATGATGGCATGTGGGTCGGCGAGTGGTGCGGATGATTTGGCAACCAAGTGTTCAGCGGTGATTCAGAAGGTAATACCGTGTTTGGATTTCGCGAAGGGGAAGGAAGAAACGCCGAAAAAGCAATGTTGCGACGCAGCAACGTCCATAAAGGAGAGCAACCCAGAGTGCCTCTGCTACATCATTGAAGAGACCCACAAGGGTAGCCCACAGGTTAAAAGCTTGGGCATTCAAGAGGCCAAGCTGCTTCAGCTCCCTTCTGTTTGTAACGTCAAAAACGCCAGCATCACCAACTGTCCTA AGCTTTTGGGTCTATCTCCAAGTTCCCCTGATGCTGCTATCTTCACATCAAATTCTTCGAAGACAACTCCTTCTGCACCTGCAACCTCAAACTCACAAACTACGACCCCCCAGAGCCAAAACGCATCGTATGGAAGCATGGTTCAACCCAGTAGTACCGTTACCTATGCGATTGTGATGGCTTTGGCCATTGTTCTAATTGCTCTTCCAACCGAAATTGTGAGCATTTacacatga
- the LOC114382595 gene encoding ranBP2-type zinc finger protein At1g67325-like isoform X1, whose product MSRVDNRNSSATKRARTDGSRREDDWTCPSCGNVNFSFRTTCNMRNCTQPRPADHNSKSAAKPLQAPQGYSSSAPYLGSNTPSSIYLGVPPYGSSLFNGSSVPPYDVPFSGGSAYHYNYGSRLSAGSPYRPLHLSGPTPYTGGPVIGNGGIYGMPQLLDRYGLGIPIGPGTMGARPGFFHDDKSQKKGTDATRDNDWTCPKCGNVNFSFRTVCNMRKCNTPKPGSQASKSDKNSKQKMPEGSWKCEKCNNINYPFRTKCNRQNCGADKPAESEESPSSAADQNDQNMTRMGFGDRGADVTREGATLENDECEEQRNRTWCSYDFQLIFTLLEAFEKVPSIQFLFSFRWWPYDGGGSTLQNSERASDVIPVLCLPFIFIQIKHY is encoded by the exons ATGTCTCGG GTTGATAACAGAAATTCCTCAGCCACCAAGCGTGCTAGGACTGATG GTAGTCGTAGGGAAGATGATTGGACATGCCCCAGCTGTGGCAATGTCAATTTCTCTTTCAGGACAACTTGTAACATGCGTAATTGCACTCAACCAAGGCCGGCTGATCATAATTCG AAATCTGCTGCCAAGCCTCTACAAGCTCCGCAGGGTTATTCATCCTCAGCTCCTTATTTAGGTTCTAATACCCCCTCTTCAATATATCTTGGTGTTCCACCATATGGATCTTCTCTGTTCAATGGATCATCTGTTCCTCCCTATGATGTTCCATTTTCTGGAGGATCAGCATATCACTACAATTATGGTAGTCGCCTTTCTGCTGGCAGTCCTTATAGACCATTGCATTTATCTGGACCAACACCCTACACAGGTGGACCAGTGATTGGAAATG GTGGGATATATGGAATGCCCCAACTGTTGGATCGGTATGGCCTGGGCATCCCTATCGGACCTGGGACAATG GGTGCTAGGCCTGGATTTTTTCACGATGACAAGTCACAGAAAAAAGGTACAG ATGCAACTCGTGACAATGACTGGACATGTCCAAAATGTGGCAATGTCAATTTTTCATTCAGAACTGTCTGCAACATGAGAAAGTGCAACACACCCAAACCTGGATCACAG GCCTCAAAGTCGGACAAAAATTCTA AGCAAAAGATGCCTGAGGGAAGCTGGAAGTGCGAAAAGTGTAACAACATAAACTATCCTTTCAGAACCAAGTGCAACAGACAGAATTGTGGTGCTGACAAGCCGGCTGAGTCTGAAGAATCTCCTTCATCAGCTGCAGATCAAAATGATCAG AATATGACGAGAATGGGTTTTGGAGATAGAGGTGCCGATGTAACTAGAGAAGGTGCAACACTAGAGAACGACGAATGTGAAGAGCAACGTAACAGAACATGGTGTTCTTAcgattttcaattaatttttacgCTCTTGGAGGCCTTTGAGAAGGTGCCTTcgattcaatttttgttttcattccgTTGGTGGCCTTATGATGGCGGAGGTAGCACATTGCAAAACTCAGAACGTGCATCGGACGTGATACCAGTGTTGTGTTtaccttttatatttattcaaataaaacactACTAA
- the LOC114382594 gene encoding squamosa promoter-binding-like protein 2 isoform X2 has translation MECNAKSLGQWDWEHLFFFNTKAAENPRLQPTDCSSEADREINVGMLHPSGGSACSGSELIHASSSRSSKSASNNSSSNGDSKASILTLEGSHDDSTGKKELCNGEPIETSPAAVPSPVSGEPLLTLKLGKRLYFEDVCTGSDSKKPSSFDVPISSGKKHKTSSQTLQHPSCQVEGCGLDLSSAKDYHRKHRVCEAHSKSPKVVITGLERRFCQQCSRFHALSEFDDKKRSCRRRLSDHNARRRKPQPDSIQLNPSALSSSPYDGRQIVSPFAFSRTATNLAWQDMHPQTKEFLPKPAKAFNKIPSIVSMLSDDSSGLLTSRGIATKSTVPGMEDPIRLSDPNGTQDVNRALSLLSTNSSSSWGAYETKSLSLEHSTRATHSITQHHLPLPSSAEYWHTDHQQHSSMCISFTDCDSSNRFQDFQLLSSPYESPFPCNQLD, from the exons ATGGAGTGTAATGCAAAATCTCTCGGGCAATGGGACTGGGAGCACTTATTCTTCTTCAATACAAAAGCAGCTGAAAATCCAAGGTTACAACCAACTGATTGTAGCAGTGAAGCAGATCGGGAAATCAACGTTGGAATGTTGCATCCATCAGGTGGTAGTGCTTGTTCTGGCTCTGAACTAATACATGCTTCTTCATCAAGGAGCTCAAAATCAGCTTCCAACAATTCATCATCAAATGGGGATAGCAAGGCATCTATATTGACTCTGGAAGGTTCTCATGATGATTCCACTGGGAAGAAAGAATTGTGCAATGGAGAGCCAATTGAAACTTCTCCTGCAGCAGTGCCCTCTCCTGTCTCTGGTGAACCGTTGCTCACTCTAAAGCTTGGTAAACGATTGTACTTTGAGGATGTCTGTACCGGAAGTGATTCCAAGAAACCATCTTCCTTTGACGTTCCCATTTCATCAGGAAAGAAACATAAAACCAGTAGTCAGACTTTACAGCATCCAAGCTGCCAGGTGGAAGGCTGTGGCCTTGACCTCTCATCTGCTAAAGATTACCATCGCAAACACCGAGTTTGTGAAGCTCATTCCAAATCCCCTAAGGTGGTTATAACTGGTTTGGAACGCCGATTTTGCCAGCAATGtagcag GTTCCATGCTCTGTCAGAGTTTGATGACAAAAAAAGAAGCTGTAGGCGACGTCTTTCAGATCACAATGCAAGGCGCCGCAAACCTCAGCCTgactcaatccaattaaatccATCAGCTTTGTCTTCATCACCCTATG ATGGGAGGCAAATAGTGAGTCCATTTGCATTTTCAAGGACTGCCACAAATTTAGCTTGGCAAGATATGCACCCCCAGACAAAAGAATTTCTCCCGAAGCCTGCAAAAGCCTTCAATAAGATACCGAGTATTGTCTCCATGCTTTCTGATGATTCCAGTGGCCTTCTAACATCTAGAGGCATAGCAACGAAGAGTACTGTTCCAG GTATGGAAGATCCCATTAGGTTGTCTGATCCAAACGGTACACAAGATGTTAACCGTGCTCTCTCTCTTCTGTCAACGAATTCTTCATCTTCATGGGGTGCATATGAGACTAAGTCCCTTTCTTTGGAACACTCCACTCGGGCAACACACTCAATCACTCAGCATCACTTACCACTTCCTTCCTCGGCAGAGTATTGGCACACTGATCATCAACAACATTCAAGCATGTGTATCTCATTCACGGATTGCGATAGCAGCAATCGCTTTCAAGACTTTCAGCTGTTGAGCTCACCCTATGAATCACCTTTTCCTTGCAACCAACTGGATTAA
- the LOC114381262 gene encoding uncharacterized protein LOC114381262, which yields MGPMLLSQLATGLSVLAGAVLVKSVMDQKPMAGPFTRCPTCNGTGRVTCLCSRWSDGDVGCSTCSGSGRMACSSCGGSGTGRPLPAKIAIRPPNRPIN from the coding sequence ATGGGTCCGATGCTGCTGAGCCAACTCGCCACCGGTCTAAGCGTTCTCGCCGGAGCGGTTCTTGTGAAATCGGTTATGGACCAGAAGCCCATGGCAGGCCCATTCACTCGCTGCCCCACGTGCAACGGAACCGGTCGAGTCACGTGCCTCTGTTCGCGTTGGTCCGACGGCGATGTCGGATGCTCCACATGCTCCGGGTCGGGTCGGATGGCCTGCAGCAGTTGCGGCGGCTCCGGGACCGGTCGTCCCTTGCCGGCCAAAATCGCGATTCGCCCACCGAACCGCCCAATTAATTAG
- the LOC114381852 gene encoding probable methyltransferase At1g27930: MKNRYLVPERRWFVGLAVVGLIGAVLFLSNAIRTSETSYVCPGALGIRSKTRTEFSYDASPIQLRAIMHYATSRVVPQQSVSEIKISLDVIKSLGRPINFLVFGLGHDSLMWASFNPGGTTVFLEEDPKWVHSILKDAPGLRAHTVRYRTQLRDAKGLITSYRSEPSCSPTKAYLRGNEACKLALENLPDEVYETEWDMIMIDAPKGYFAEAPGRMAAVFSAAVMARNRKGSGVTHVFLHDVDRKVEKVYAEEFLCKKNLVKGVGRLWHFEIPPSNDTRASRFC; the protein is encoded by the coding sequence atgaagaaccgTTATTTGGTGCCGGAGAGACGGTGGTTCGTGGGTCTGGCCGTCGTGGGGTTGATCGGCGCGGTGCTATTCCTCAGCAACGCGATCCGAACCTCGGAAACCTCGTACGTGTGTCCGGGGGCGCTCGGGATCCGAAGCAAGACCCGAACCGAATTCAGTTACGACGCGTCACCGATCCAGCTCCGCGCGATTATGCACTACGCGACCTCGCGCGTGGTTCCGCAACAATCGGTGTCGGAGATCAAGATCAGTCTGGACGTCATTAAATCACTGGGCCGGCCCATCAACTTCCTCGTCTTCGGGCTGGGCCACGACTCCCTCATGTGGGCCTCGTTCAACCCGGGCGGCACCACGGTGTTCCTCGAAGAAGATCCAAAGTGGGTCCACTCGATCCTTAAAGACGCGCCTGGCCTGCGGGCCCACACGGTGCGTTACCGCACGCAGCTACGCGACGCCAAGGGGCTTATCACCTCGTACCGCTCCGAACCTTCGTGTTCTCCCACGAAGGCGTACCTGCGAGGCAACGAAGCGTGCAAGCTGGCGCTGGAGAATTTGCCCGACGAGGTTTACGAGACCGAGTGGGACATGATCATGATCGACGCGCCGAAGGGGTATTTCGCGGAGGCGCCGGGGAGGATGGCGGCGGTGTTCTCCGCCGCGGTGATGGCGAGGAACAGGAAGGGATCCGGTGTGACGCACGTGTTTTTGCATGACGTGGATCGGAAGGTGGAGAAGGTGTACGCCGAAGAGTTTCTCTGTAAAAAGAACTTGGTCAAGGGTGTTGGAAGGCTTTGGCACTTCGAGATACCTCCTTCTAACGACACACGTGCTTCTCGTTTCTGCTAG
- the LOC114382595 gene encoding ranBP2-type zinc finger protein At1g67325-like isoform X4 — protein sequence MSRVDNRNSSATKRARTDGSRREDDWTCPSCGNVNFSFRTTCNMRNCTQPRPADHNSKSAAKPLQAPQGYSSSAPYLGSNTPSSIYLGVPPYGSSLFNGSSVPPYDVPFSGGSAYHYNYGSRLSAGSPYRPLHLSGPTPYTGGPVIGNGGIYGMPQLLDRYGLGIPIGPGTMGARPGFFHDDKSQKKDATRDNDWTCPKCGNVNFSFRTVCNMRKCNTPKPGSQASKSDKNSKQKMPEGSWKCEKCNNINYPFRTKCNRQNCGADKPAESEESPSSAADQNDQ from the exons ATGTCTCGG GTTGATAACAGAAATTCCTCAGCCACCAAGCGTGCTAGGACTGATG GTAGTCGTAGGGAAGATGATTGGACATGCCCCAGCTGTGGCAATGTCAATTTCTCTTTCAGGACAACTTGTAACATGCGTAATTGCACTCAACCAAGGCCGGCTGATCATAATTCG AAATCTGCTGCCAAGCCTCTACAAGCTCCGCAGGGTTATTCATCCTCAGCTCCTTATTTAGGTTCTAATACCCCCTCTTCAATATATCTTGGTGTTCCACCATATGGATCTTCTCTGTTCAATGGATCATCTGTTCCTCCCTATGATGTTCCATTTTCTGGAGGATCAGCATATCACTACAATTATGGTAGTCGCCTTTCTGCTGGCAGTCCTTATAGACCATTGCATTTATCTGGACCAACACCCTACACAGGTGGACCAGTGATTGGAAATG GTGGGATATATGGAATGCCCCAACTGTTGGATCGGTATGGCCTGGGCATCCCTATCGGACCTGGGACAATG GGTGCTAGGCCTGGATTTTTTCACGATGACAAGTCACAGAAAAAAG ATGCAACTCGTGACAATGACTGGACATGTCCAAAATGTGGCAATGTCAATTTTTCATTCAGAACTGTCTGCAACATGAGAAAGTGCAACACACCCAAACCTGGATCACAG GCCTCAAAGTCGGACAAAAATTCTA AGCAAAAGATGCCTGAGGGAAGCTGGAAGTGCGAAAAGTGTAACAACATAAACTATCCTTTCAGAACCAAGTGCAACAGACAGAATTGTGGTGCTGACAAGCCGGCTGAGTCTGAAGAATCTCCTTCATCAGCTGCAGATCAAAATGATCAG TGA
- the LOC114382595 gene encoding ranBP2-type zinc finger protein At1g67325-like isoform X2 yields MSRVDNRNSSATKRARTDGSRREDDWTCPSCGNVNFSFRTTCNMRNCTQPRPADHNSKSAAKPLQAPQGYSSSAPYLGSNTPSSIYLGVPPYGSSLFNGSSVPPYDVPFSGGSAYHYNYGSRLSAGSPYRPLHLSGPTPYTGGPVIGNGGIYGMPQLLDRYGLGIPIGPGTMGARPGFFHDDKSQKKDATRDNDWTCPKCGNVNFSFRTVCNMRKCNTPKPGSQASKSDKNSKQKMPEGSWKCEKCNNINYPFRTKCNRQNCGADKPAESEESPSSAADQNDQNMTRMGFGDRGADVTREGATLENDECEEQRNRTWCSYDFQLIFTLLEAFEKVPSIQFLFSFRWWPYDGGGSTLQNSERASDVIPVLCLPFIFIQIKHY; encoded by the exons ATGTCTCGG GTTGATAACAGAAATTCCTCAGCCACCAAGCGTGCTAGGACTGATG GTAGTCGTAGGGAAGATGATTGGACATGCCCCAGCTGTGGCAATGTCAATTTCTCTTTCAGGACAACTTGTAACATGCGTAATTGCACTCAACCAAGGCCGGCTGATCATAATTCG AAATCTGCTGCCAAGCCTCTACAAGCTCCGCAGGGTTATTCATCCTCAGCTCCTTATTTAGGTTCTAATACCCCCTCTTCAATATATCTTGGTGTTCCACCATATGGATCTTCTCTGTTCAATGGATCATCTGTTCCTCCCTATGATGTTCCATTTTCTGGAGGATCAGCATATCACTACAATTATGGTAGTCGCCTTTCTGCTGGCAGTCCTTATAGACCATTGCATTTATCTGGACCAACACCCTACACAGGTGGACCAGTGATTGGAAATG GTGGGATATATGGAATGCCCCAACTGTTGGATCGGTATGGCCTGGGCATCCCTATCGGACCTGGGACAATG GGTGCTAGGCCTGGATTTTTTCACGATGACAAGTCACAGAAAAAAG ATGCAACTCGTGACAATGACTGGACATGTCCAAAATGTGGCAATGTCAATTTTTCATTCAGAACTGTCTGCAACATGAGAAAGTGCAACACACCCAAACCTGGATCACAG GCCTCAAAGTCGGACAAAAATTCTA AGCAAAAGATGCCTGAGGGAAGCTGGAAGTGCGAAAAGTGTAACAACATAAACTATCCTTTCAGAACCAAGTGCAACAGACAGAATTGTGGTGCTGACAAGCCGGCTGAGTCTGAAGAATCTCCTTCATCAGCTGCAGATCAAAATGATCAG AATATGACGAGAATGGGTTTTGGAGATAGAGGTGCCGATGTAACTAGAGAAGGTGCAACACTAGAGAACGACGAATGTGAAGAGCAACGTAACAGAACATGGTGTTCTTAcgattttcaattaatttttacgCTCTTGGAGGCCTTTGAGAAGGTGCCTTcgattcaatttttgttttcattccgTTGGTGGCCTTATGATGGCGGAGGTAGCACATTGCAAAACTCAGAACGTGCATCGGACGTGATACCAGTGTTGTGTTtaccttttatatttattcaaataaaacactACTAA
- the LOC114382450 gene encoding alpha-ketoglutarate-dependent dioxygenase alkB-like, whose amino-acid sequence MYGTENNRDDSERTAFRRSEKKYKLYYDYNASSKNKKKKQPKPVDLAEVLDFRSILECYHQNAVLPSGVIVLHDKFTSPVFALQNRPGFYFIPGALSIEKQCSLIRESLTDFPQPPNRTNHNALYGPIQDVFVAAKEGKLLVEDNSPITSSETYADIDHRDDKEWKFTTEKDMSLRKCRTVSASVLLRKLRWSTLGLQFDWSKRNYDVSLPHNKIPEALCELSKQLAKPALPGGVEFRPDAAIVNYFGLGDTLGGHLDDMEADWSKPIVSLSLGCKAIFLLGGKSREDTPLAMFLRSGDAVLMAGDARECFHGVPRIFTDKENAEIGHLETRLTHEDDICFLKYIQTSRININIRQVF is encoded by the exons ATGTACGGAACCGAGAATAACCGAGATGATTCGGAGCGAACGGCGTTCAGAAGATCAGAGAAGAAGTACAAGCTCTACTACGACTACAATGCTTCTTCCAAGAACAAAAA GAAAAAACAACCTAAACCCGTGGACTTAGCGGAGGTCCTTGACTTTAGATCTATTCTAGAATGCTATCACCAAAACGCTGTGCTTCCTTCGGGTGTTATCGTTCTTCACGACAAGTTCACCTCTCCGGTTTTTGCTTTACAAAATCGCCcag gcttttattttattcctgGGGCATTAAGCATAGAGAAACAATGTAGTTTGATAAGGGAGAGTTTGACTGATTTTCCGCAGCCACCTAACAGAACAAATCACAATGCCTTGTATGGTCCTATTCAGGACGTGTTCGTTGCAGCTAAGGAAGGGAAACTTTTGGTTGAAGACAACTCTCCAATTACTTCTTCTGAAACTTATGCTGATATTGATCATAGAGATGATAAGGAATGGAAGTTTACTACTGAAAAGGACATGTCGTTGAGAAAGTGCAGAACAGTTTCTGCTTCTGTGTTACTTAGAAAGTTGCGATGGAGCACCCTTGGCCTACAATTTGATTGGTCCAAG CGGAATTATGATGTATCTCTCCCACATAACAAAATCCCTGAAGCATTATGTGAGCTTTCCAAACAATTGGCAAAACCTGCTTTGCCTGGTGGTGTTGAGTTCAGACCTGATGCTGCAATAGTGAATTACTTCGGCCTAG GGGACACATTGGGTGGCCACCTTGATGACATGGAAGCAGATTGGAGCAAGCCTATTGTTAGTCTAAG TCTGGGCTGCAAAGCTATATTTCTTTTGGGAGGAAAATCCAGAGAGGATACTCCCTTGGCAATGTTCCTTCGAAGCGGTGATGCTGTACTTATGGCTGGAGATGCAAGGGAATGCTTTCATG GGGTTCCTCGGATCTTCACAGATAAAGAAAATGCTGAAATAGGCCATCTTGAGACACGGCTGACGCATGAAGATgatatttgtttcttaaaatacATTCAAACATCTAGAATCAACATCAATATCAGACAAGTTTTTTGA
- the LOC114382595 gene encoding ranBP2-type zinc finger protein At1g67325-like isoform X3, with product MSRVDNRNSSATKRARTDGSRREDDWTCPSCGNVNFSFRTTCNMRNCTQPRPADHNSKSAAKPLQAPQGYSSSAPYLGSNTPSSIYLGVPPYGSSLFNGSSVPPYDVPFSGGSAYHYNYGSRLSAGSPYRPLHLSGPTPYTGGPVIGNGGIYGMPQLLDRYGLGIPIGPGTMGARPGFFHDDKSQKKGTDATRDNDWTCPKCGNVNFSFRTVCNMRKCNTPKPGSQASKSDKNSKQKMPEGSWKCEKCNNINYPFRTKCNRQNCGADKPAESEESPSSAADQNDQ from the exons ATGTCTCGG GTTGATAACAGAAATTCCTCAGCCACCAAGCGTGCTAGGACTGATG GTAGTCGTAGGGAAGATGATTGGACATGCCCCAGCTGTGGCAATGTCAATTTCTCTTTCAGGACAACTTGTAACATGCGTAATTGCACTCAACCAAGGCCGGCTGATCATAATTCG AAATCTGCTGCCAAGCCTCTACAAGCTCCGCAGGGTTATTCATCCTCAGCTCCTTATTTAGGTTCTAATACCCCCTCTTCAATATATCTTGGTGTTCCACCATATGGATCTTCTCTGTTCAATGGATCATCTGTTCCTCCCTATGATGTTCCATTTTCTGGAGGATCAGCATATCACTACAATTATGGTAGTCGCCTTTCTGCTGGCAGTCCTTATAGACCATTGCATTTATCTGGACCAACACCCTACACAGGTGGACCAGTGATTGGAAATG GTGGGATATATGGAATGCCCCAACTGTTGGATCGGTATGGCCTGGGCATCCCTATCGGACCTGGGACAATG GGTGCTAGGCCTGGATTTTTTCACGATGACAAGTCACAGAAAAAAGGTACAG ATGCAACTCGTGACAATGACTGGACATGTCCAAAATGTGGCAATGTCAATTTTTCATTCAGAACTGTCTGCAACATGAGAAAGTGCAACACACCCAAACCTGGATCACAG GCCTCAAAGTCGGACAAAAATTCTA AGCAAAAGATGCCTGAGGGAAGCTGGAAGTGCGAAAAGTGTAACAACATAAACTATCCTTTCAGAACCAAGTGCAACAGACAGAATTGTGGTGCTGACAAGCCGGCTGAGTCTGAAGAATCTCCTTCATCAGCTGCAGATCAAAATGATCAG TGA
- the LOC114382594 gene encoding squamosa promoter-binding-like protein 2 isoform X1, producing the protein MECNAKSLGQWDWEHLFFFNTKAAENPRLQPTDCSSEADREINVGMLHPSGGSACSGSELIHASSSRSSKSASNNSSSNGDSKASILTLEGSHDDSTGKKELCNGEPIETSPAAVPSPVSGEPLLTLKLGKRLYFEDVCTGSDSKKPSSFDVPISSGKKHKTSSQTLQHPSCQVEGCGLDLSSAKDYHRKHRVCEAHSKSPKVVITGLERRFCQQCSRFHALSEFDDKKRSCRRRLSDHNARRRKPQPDSIQLNPSALSSSPYDGRQIVSPFAFSRTATNLAWQDMHPQTKEFLPKPAKAFNKIPSIVSMLSDDSSGLLTSRGIATKSTVPDVAGMEDPIRLSDPNGTQDVNRALSLLSTNSSSSWGAYETKSLSLEHSTRATHSITQHHLPLPSSAEYWHTDHQQHSSMCISFTDCDSSNRFQDFQLLSSPYESPFPCNQLD; encoded by the exons ATGGAGTGTAATGCAAAATCTCTCGGGCAATGGGACTGGGAGCACTTATTCTTCTTCAATACAAAAGCAGCTGAAAATCCAAGGTTACAACCAACTGATTGTAGCAGTGAAGCAGATCGGGAAATCAACGTTGGAATGTTGCATCCATCAGGTGGTAGTGCTTGTTCTGGCTCTGAACTAATACATGCTTCTTCATCAAGGAGCTCAAAATCAGCTTCCAACAATTCATCATCAAATGGGGATAGCAAGGCATCTATATTGACTCTGGAAGGTTCTCATGATGATTCCACTGGGAAGAAAGAATTGTGCAATGGAGAGCCAATTGAAACTTCTCCTGCAGCAGTGCCCTCTCCTGTCTCTGGTGAACCGTTGCTCACTCTAAAGCTTGGTAAACGATTGTACTTTGAGGATGTCTGTACCGGAAGTGATTCCAAGAAACCATCTTCCTTTGACGTTCCCATTTCATCAGGAAAGAAACATAAAACCAGTAGTCAGACTTTACAGCATCCAAGCTGCCAGGTGGAAGGCTGTGGCCTTGACCTCTCATCTGCTAAAGATTACCATCGCAAACACCGAGTTTGTGAAGCTCATTCCAAATCCCCTAAGGTGGTTATAACTGGTTTGGAACGCCGATTTTGCCAGCAATGtagcag GTTCCATGCTCTGTCAGAGTTTGATGACAAAAAAAGAAGCTGTAGGCGACGTCTTTCAGATCACAATGCAAGGCGCCGCAAACCTCAGCCTgactcaatccaattaaatccATCAGCTTTGTCTTCATCACCCTATG ATGGGAGGCAAATAGTGAGTCCATTTGCATTTTCAAGGACTGCCACAAATTTAGCTTGGCAAGATATGCACCCCCAGACAAAAGAATTTCTCCCGAAGCCTGCAAAAGCCTTCAATAAGATACCGAGTATTGTCTCCATGCTTTCTGATGATTCCAGTGGCCTTCTAACATCTAGAGGCATAGCAACGAAGAGTACTGTTCCAG ATGTTGCAGGTATGGAAGATCCCATTAGGTTGTCTGATCCAAACGGTACACAAGATGTTAACCGTGCTCTCTCTCTTCTGTCAACGAATTCTTCATCTTCATGGGGTGCATATGAGACTAAGTCCCTTTCTTTGGAACACTCCACTCGGGCAACACACTCAATCACTCAGCATCACTTACCACTTCCTTCCTCGGCAGAGTATTGGCACACTGATCATCAACAACATTCAAGCATGTGTATCTCATTCACGGATTGCGATAGCAGCAATCGCTTTCAAGACTTTCAGCTGTTGAGCTCACCCTATGAATCACCTTTTCCTTGCAACCAACTGGATTAA